From a single Miscanthus floridulus cultivar M001 chromosome 8, ASM1932011v1, whole genome shotgun sequence genomic region:
- the LOC136473097 gene encoding uncharacterized protein isoform X1, with product MVIRSCSSFHCGLLISRAAWRRHYPLFWALRPLVPPPPLPQPPTHFFASSSSSRRSTKRSAAKTPMDSAPAGEPFYVVRKGDVIGIYKTLSECQAQVGNSVRDPSVTVFKGYSLRKDTEEYLAARGLRNALYAIDAADARDELFDDLVPCPFQQPDGGASSTLKRSHEIETRPSKKHPKVDEQELPDSHLSCILEFDGASKGNPGKAGAGAIIRRIDGSVIAQLREGLGIATNNAAEYRALILGLTYAAKKGFKYIRAQGDSKLVCNQVQDLWRAKHENMAGLCKKVKELKGTFHLFQIRHVLREYNSAADAQANFAVELPVGEVQEQSNFSC from the exons ATGGTGATTCGGAGTTGCTCTTCTTTCCACTGTGGGTTGCTGATTTCCAGAGCGGCGTGGAGGAGGCACTACCCCCTCTTCTGGGCTCTCAGGCCTctcgtgccgccgccgccactcccACAGCCGCCCACGCACTtcttcgcctcctcctcctcctcccggcgcTCCACCAAGAGATCCGCTGCAAAGACGCCAATGGACTCGGCTCCCGCCGGCGAACCCTTCTACGTCGTCCGCAAGGGGGACGTCATCGGCATCTACAAGACCCTCAGCGAATGCCAAGCTCAAGTCGGCAATTCG gttCGTGACCCTTCTGTCACTGTCTTCAAAGGTTACTCTCTGCGTAAAGACACCGAGGAATACCTCGCGGCGCGGGGGTTAAGGAACGCTCTCTACGCCATTGACGCAGCAGATGCACGAGATGAATTGTTCGACGATCTAGTTCCCTGCCCTTTCCAG CAACCTGATGGAGGTGCATCCTCTACATTGAAAAGGTCACACGAGATT GAAACCAGACCATCAAAGAAGCATCCCAAAGTTGATGAGCAGGAATTACCTGATAGTCAT CtctcttgtattcttgaatttgATGGTGCCTCTAAAGGAAATCCAGGGAAAGCTGGTGCTGGAGCAATAATAAGGAGGATAGATGGTTCTGTG ATTGCTCAACTACGTGAGGGTCTGGGTATTGCAACCAACAACGCTGCTGAATATCGTGCATTGATCCTAGGGCTGACATATGCGGCCAAGAAAGGGTTCAAGTATATTCGTGCTCAAGGCGATTCTAAGCTTGTCTGTAACCAG GTCCAAGATCTCTGGCGTGCTAAGCATGAGAATATGGCTGGCTTGTGCAAGAAAGTTAAGGAGCTAAAGGGAACATTTCATTTATTTCAAATCAGGCATGTTTTGAGG GAATATAACTCGGCTGCTGATGCTCAAGCTAACTTTGCAGTAGAACTTCCTG TTGGTGAAGTTCAAGAGCAGTCGAACTTTTCATGCTAG
- the LOC136473097 gene encoding uncharacterized protein isoform X2, with amino-acid sequence MDSAPAGEPFYVVRKGDVIGIYKTLSECQAQVGNSVRDPSVTVFKGYSLRKDTEEYLAARGLRNALYAIDAADARDELFDDLVPCPFQQPDGGASSTLKRSHEIETRPSKKHPKVDEQELPDSHLSCILEFDGASKGNPGKAGAGAIIRRIDGSVIAQLREGLGIATNNAAEYRALILGLTYAAKKGFKYIRAQGDSKLVCNQVQDLWRAKHENMAGLCKKVKELKGTFHLFQIRHVLREYNSAADAQANFAVELPVGEVQEQSNFSC; translated from the exons ATGGACTCGGCTCCCGCCGGCGAACCCTTCTACGTCGTCCGCAAGGGGGACGTCATCGGCATCTACAAGACCCTCAGCGAATGCCAAGCTCAAGTCGGCAATTCG gttCGTGACCCTTCTGTCACTGTCTTCAAAGGTTACTCTCTGCGTAAAGACACCGAGGAATACCTCGCGGCGCGGGGGTTAAGGAACGCTCTCTACGCCATTGACGCAGCAGATGCACGAGATGAATTGTTCGACGATCTAGTTCCCTGCCCTTTCCAG CAACCTGATGGAGGTGCATCCTCTACATTGAAAAGGTCACACGAGATT GAAACCAGACCATCAAAGAAGCATCCCAAAGTTGATGAGCAGGAATTACCTGATAGTCAT CtctcttgtattcttgaatttgATGGTGCCTCTAAAGGAAATCCAGGGAAAGCTGGTGCTGGAGCAATAATAAGGAGGATAGATGGTTCTGTG ATTGCTCAACTACGTGAGGGTCTGGGTATTGCAACCAACAACGCTGCTGAATATCGTGCATTGATCCTAGGGCTGACATATGCGGCCAAGAAAGGGTTCAAGTATATTCGTGCTCAAGGCGATTCTAAGCTTGTCTGTAACCAG GTCCAAGATCTCTGGCGTGCTAAGCATGAGAATATGGCTGGCTTGTGCAAGAAAGTTAAGGAGCTAAAGGGAACATTTCATTTATTTCAAATCAGGCATGTTTTGAGG GAATATAACTCGGCTGCTGATGCTCAAGCTAACTTTGCAGTAGAACTTCCTG TTGGTGAAGTTCAAGAGCAGTCGAACTTTTCATGCTAG
- the LOC136477079 gene encoding mediator of RNA polymerase II transcription subunit 15a-like isoform X2 — MDAGDDWRAQLQPAARGRIVNKIVLTLRKHLPVSVPEGLVELQRIAVRFEDKVYAAATSQSDYLRKISLKLLSMESYANTQQNPGPGSSSKGKKQKKLRCHFCKKGGHFKKDCLKRKIWFEKKGVAYDPTHKRTKAHDNKNEGTVLKGSGLTE; from the exons ATGGACGCCGGCGATGACTGGCGCGCCCAGCTCCAGCCCGCGGCGCGCGGCAGGATCGTGAACAAGAT AGTACTGACTCTGAGGAAGCATCTGCCGGTATCAGTGCCAGAGGGGCTGGTTGAGCTTCAAAGAATTGCCGTGCGATTTGAAGACAAGGTGTATGCCGCAGCCACTAGCCAG AGTGATTACTTACGGAAGATTTCTCTCAAATTGCTGTCAATGGAGAGTTACGCAAATACACAACAGAACCCTGGTCCAG GTAGTAGCAGCAAAGGGAAGAAGCAAAAGAAGTTGAGATGCCATTTCTGCAAAAAAGGTGGCCATTTTAAGAAGGATTGCTTGAAGAGAAAAATATGGTTTGAAAAAAAAG GAGTTGCTTATGATCCAACCCATAAGCGGACTAAAGCacatgataataaaaatgaaGGCACTGTATTGAAGGGATCAGGACTCACAGAGTAA
- the LOC136477079 gene encoding mediator of RNA polymerase II transcription subunit 15a-like isoform X1, protein MDAGDDWRAQLQPAARGRIVNKIVLTLRKHLPVSVPEGLVELQRIAVRFEDKVYAAATSQSDYLRKISLKLLSMESYANTQQNPGPAGSSSKGKKQKKLRCHFCKKGGHFKKDCLKRKIWFEKKGVAYDPTHKRTKAHDNKNEGTVLKGSGLTE, encoded by the exons ATGGACGCCGGCGATGACTGGCGCGCCCAGCTCCAGCCCGCGGCGCGCGGCAGGATCGTGAACAAGAT AGTACTGACTCTGAGGAAGCATCTGCCGGTATCAGTGCCAGAGGGGCTGGTTGAGCTTCAAAGAATTGCCGTGCGATTTGAAGACAAGGTGTATGCCGCAGCCACTAGCCAG AGTGATTACTTACGGAAGATTTCTCTCAAATTGCTGTCAATGGAGAGTTACGCAAATACACAACAGAACCCTGGTCCAG CAGGTAGTAGCAGCAAAGGGAAGAAGCAAAAGAAGTTGAGATGCCATTTCTGCAAAAAAGGTGGCCATTTTAAGAAGGATTGCTTGAAGAGAAAAATATGGTTTGAAAAAAAAG GAGTTGCTTATGATCCAACCCATAAGCGGACTAAAGCacatgataataaaaatgaaGGCACTGTATTGAAGGGATCAGGACTCACAGAGTAA